Proteins from a genomic interval of Candidatus Neptunochlamydia sp. REUL1:
- a CDS encoding IS3 family transposase, giving the protein MGFGPLIRKKLYELLGLSRSTLYYVENIPGKEDLELMKAIDKEYLRNPFYGRRRMTLEMRDQGFFFGEKRVRTAMKRMGLEAIYPKPNLSKPHQYHKKYPYLMRSVKVDRSDQAWAADITYIPLQGGFAYLFAIIDWYSRFVLEWELSNLLDTDFCIEALERSLKKSCPEIFNTDQGVQFTSLCFTKRLEKEGVKISMDGKGRALDNVFIERLWRSVKYEDIYPKGYESLKELKKGLEVYFEFYNGQRRHQSLGYQTPSEIYYGAGLEA; this is encoded by the coding sequence TTGGGCTTTGGCCCACTGATCAGGAAGAAGCTCTACGAGCTTCTGGGATTAAGTAGATCAACCTTATACTACGTTGAGAACATTCCTGGAAAAGAAGACTTAGAGTTAATGAAAGCAATTGATAAAGAATACCTTAGAAACCCATTTTATGGAAGACGTAGGATGACATTAGAAATGCGCGACCAAGGCTTTTTTTTTGGAGAAAAAAGAGTGAGAACTGCCATGAAAAGAATGGGATTGGAAGCGATTTATCCAAAGCCTAATTTGAGCAAGCCACATCAATACCATAAGAAATATCCATATTTGATGAGGTCTGTAAAGGTAGATCGTTCTGACCAAGCGTGGGCTGCAGATATCACGTATATTCCGCTTCAAGGTGGATTTGCATATTTATTTGCAATTATTGATTGGTACAGCCGATTTGTCCTTGAATGGGAACTCTCAAATCTCCTTGATACAGATTTTTGCATAGAGGCTTTGGAAAGAAGTTTGAAAAAAAGCTGCCCAGAAATTTTCAATACAGATCAGGGAGTGCAGTTCACAAGCTTATGCTTTACTAAGAGATTAGAAAAAGAGGGTGTGAAAATCAGCATGGACGGGAAAGGGAGAGCTCTTGATAATGTTTTCATAGAGCGTCTTTGGAGAAGTGTGAAGTATGAGGATATTTATCCTAAAGGATATGAAAGCCTTAAAGAACTAAAAAAGGGACTAGAGGTGTATTTTGAGTTTTATAATGGACAGCGCCGTCACCAGAGTTTGGGATATCAAACGCCGTCAGAGATATATTATGGAGCAGGCCTTGAGGCCTAA
- a CDS encoding type II toxin-antitoxin system RelE/ParE family toxin: MRYNRVMEIEIEIYETRSGKRPFIDWIDGLNEIHSRAKIFTRLDRLKMGNFGDCKSIGNRIYELRIHYGPGIRIYYSKIGMKVVLLLCGGDKSSQKRDIKNAQAFLEDYKDRED; the protein is encoded by the coding sequence ATGAGATACAATAGGGTTATGGAAATAGAGATTGAAATCTATGAAACGCGCTCAGGAAAACGCCCTTTTATAGATTGGATTGATGGGCTAAATGAGATTCATTCTCGTGCAAAAATCTTTACGCGGTTGGATCGTCTTAAAATGGGAAATTTTGGTGATTGTAAATCGATAGGAAATCGAATTTATGAGCTTCGCATTCATTATGGTCCTGGGATAAGGATTTATTATTCTAAAATAGGAATGAAGGTGGTTTTGCTTCTATGTGGAGGAGATAAAAGCTCTCAAAAGAGAGACATCAAAAATGCCCAAGCGTTTCTTGAAGATTATAAGGATCGAGAGGATTAA
- a CDS encoding IS66 family transposase — protein MNNHWEGLTLFLKVPGVPLTNNANERLLKRSVLNRKNAYFYRTESGAKSEIY, from the coding sequence ATGAACAATCATTGGGAGGGACTAACCCTTTTTCTAAAAGTTCCTGGAGTTCCACTGACGAATAACGCGAATGAAAGGCTTCTCAAAAGATCCGTTTTGAATCGGAAAAATGCCTATTTTTACCGCACAGAATCCGGAGCAAAATCGGAGATATATTGA